One window from the genome of Oncorhynchus gorbuscha isolate QuinsamMale2020 ecotype Even-year linkage group LG14, OgorEven_v1.0, whole genome shotgun sequence encodes:
- the LOC123995643 gene encoding insulinoma-associated protein 1a-like has protein sequence MPRGFLVKRNKKANPVSYRVRYDEEEQGPQIHALHSPKDALQSEALASFTERAAAASVFCEASATAAAPGHDAKPVQFGNPEALYQALYSPTRPVSKDHERAYFERRLNLGSPVSAESFPTPAALTTLDNLFAPVDLKIGTSNSNRTGTTTNPIPPAVTGNGTKRPSSDTERKNKPPSKKNKAIRKLHFEDEMTTSPVLGLKIKEAPVDQKPRPQPAAGDKPLGEFVCQLCREAYGNPFALAQHKCSRIVRVEYRCPECDKVFSCPANLASHRRWHKPKPQNTASISGAQNITSQSDKMPAIDKAVSEEIKLRSERDTPSPGLSESGSVGSEEGLYDCHHCGKKFKRQAYLRKHILSQHATSSHNASSEDHDAYPSSQSEGKPSDQTPSHAPLNLSSSGCHLCPVCGENFPNRVNQERHIRLLHSSQVYPCKYCPAMFYSSPGLTRHINKCHPSENRQVILLQMPVRPAC, from the coding sequence ATGCCAAGAGGGTTTTTAGTGAAAAGGAACAAGAAAGCGAACCCTGTGTCTTACAGGGTGCGCTATGACGAAGAGGAGCAGGGACCACAAATACACGCTTTACATAGTCCAAAAGACGCACTACAGTCGGAGGCTCTCGCATCCTTCACTGAGCGCGCAGCAGCAGCATCGGTGTTCTGCGAGGCATCAGCCACAGCAGCGGCACCCGGACATGACGCTAAACCCGTTCAGTTTGGGAACCCGGAGGCATTGTACCAGGCGCTCTACAGCCCCACCCGGCCCGTCAGTAAGGACCATGAACGGGCATATTTTGAGAGACGTTTAAATCTAGGCTCACCTGTGTCTGCTGAATCGTTTCCCACACCCGCAGCGCTTACCACTTTAGATAATCTCTTTGCCCCAGTGGACCTAAAAATCGGTACCAGTAACAGCAACCGGACCGGGACAACCACGAACCCAATCCCACCCGCTGTCACCGGGAATGGCACCAAAAGGCCTTCAAGCGACACCGAGCGTAAAAACAAGCCTCCATCCAAAAAAAACAAAGCTATCAGGAAACTACACTTCGAAGACGAGATGACCACATCACCCGTGCTTGGCCTCAAAATTAAAGAGGCGCCTGTCGACCAAAAACCCAGACCACAGCCGGCAGCAGGTGACAAACCCCTCGGTGAGTTCGTCTGTCAACTGTGCAGAGAAGCATATGGCAACCCGTTCGCGCTGGCCCAGCACAAGTGCTCCAGGATTGTGAGAGTTGAATACAGATGCCCTGAATGCGATAAGGTGTTCAGCTGCCCGGCGAACCTAGCCTCCCACAGGCGCTGGCACAAACCAAAGCCACAGAATACAGCGTCCATATCTGGTGCGCAAAATATTACATCCCAGAGTGATAAGATGCCGGCGATTGATAAGGCTGTGTCTGAAGAAATAAAGCTCCGGAGCGAAAGAGACACACCCAGCCCCGGGCTGTCAGAGTCGGGATCAGTTGGATCAGAGGAGGGTCTCTATGATTGTCATCACTGTGGGAAAAAGTTTAAACGCCAGGCATATCTGAGAAAGCACATCCTATCTCAACATGCCACATCCTCCCACAACGCCAGCAGCGAGGACCACGATGCCTATCCATCATCCCAAAGCGAGGGAAAGCCCAGTGACCAAACTCCAAGCCACGCACCATTGAATCTGAGTTCCTCAGGGTGCCACCTGTGCCCTGTTTGTGGAGAGAACTTCCCCAACAGAGTCAACCAGGAGAGGCATATCCGTCTCCTCCACTCCTCGCAGGTCTACCCATGCAAATATTGCCCTGCCATGTTCTACAGTTCACCGGGACTTACACGGCACATCAACAAATGTCATCCCTCAGAAAACAGGCAGGTGATCCTTCTTCAGATGCCTGTGCGTCCAGCCTGTTGA